Genomic window (Streptomyces sp. NBC_01431):
CACCACAGGGAGTAGGCGTTGTTCCACTCCTCGGCCTTGTCGTTGTCGATCAGCGTGATCGCGACGCCGTACTTGGCCTCCAGGGCCTCCTTGCGCGCGTACACGGCCTCCTTGCGGTAGCCGACGACGACGGCGACCTCGGTGAGCCCGACCTCGGCGAAGTTCTTCAGCGCGATGTCCAGGACGGTGGTGTCACCGTCGACAGGCACGAGGGCCTTCGGGAGCGTGTCGGTGTAGGGGCGCAGACGCCGTCCGGCACCGGCTGCCAGTACGAGGCCAATCATGCTGTTTCTCCTTCGTCATGTACGGCAGGTGCTCCGGAGGACACCCAGAAGCGGATGGACTCCACGAGCACCACGAGCGCGATGGCCGCCGCGAGGGCGGTGAGCGCCAGGGTGAAGTCTGTGCCTCGCGTGGCGAGGACGGCGGCGAGCACCGTCACCACGAGCGTGCGGCCGTCGTGGCCGCCGATCAGCCGCACCAGCCACGAGGGCGGCGCGCCGGAGCCGCCCTTGATGCGGTAGACCGTGTCGTAGTGATGGTAGGCGACCGCGGCCACGAGGCCGAAGGCCGCGGGCAGGGCCCCGTTCACGTCCGAGCGGGCCGCCAGGATCAGGACCGTGCAGTATTCGGCCACGCGGAAGAGCGGCGGTACGAGCCAGTCCAGGGCGCCCTTGAGGGGGCGACCGACGGCGATGCCCGACAGGACCGCGTAGAAGACGGCCGCGACGATCATCTGGCGGCTGCCGACCGGCTGCGTGAGTGCGGTGGCGATGAGGGCCGTGGTGCCGACGGCCGCCACCACGGGGGCGCCCGGCACCCGGGGTGCCTTCGCGGCGACCAGTTGCGCGAGCGGCCCGCTGTCCGCGAGGTCGGCGAGCGCCTGGGCTGCGCGGTCGGTGCGGGTGGCTCGACGGGTCAGCGAGCGAAGGACGCGTCCCGCGGTGGTGTAGCAGGCGGCGAAGGCACAGCCGATGAGGAGCGCGTAGAACACGATGCGGGGCGTGGTGACGGCGGTCAGCACGGCGATCATCGCCCAGCGCTCGCCGATCGGCAGCACGATCATGCGGCGCACCCACACCGTCCAGCCGACCGAGTCGAGTTTGTCGGAGAGGGCGGCGGTGGGGCTGGTGTTGGCCGTCGCGTCGTGGTTGGCCTCGTTGAACGAGAAGTCCACGACGTGGCGGCAGGTCTGGAGCACCATGGCGCCGAGCGCGAGCGCCCATACGTCGTCGCCGCCGCGAGCCGCGCCGAGGGCGAGCCCCGCGTAGTAGGCGTACTCCTTGGCGCGGTCGAACGTGGCGTCGAGCCAGGCGCCCATTGTCGAGTACTGGAGCGAGTAACGGGCGAGCTGCCCATCGGTGCAGTCCAGGACGAAGGAGAGGATCAGCAGCACTCCGGCCGCGACGTAGCCGCCGCGGGTCCCGGTCGCCGCGCAGCCGGCCGCGATCAGCGCGGTGATCAGCGAGGCGGTGGTGACCTGGTTGGGGGTGAGCCCCCGCCGGGCGCACCAGCGGGCGAGGTAGCGGGAGTACGGGCTGATGAAGTGGGTGGTGAAGAAGCCGTCGCGGGACTTGACCGCGTTGCGCAGTCGTACGGCCTCGTCGTCCACGGCTGCGACGGCCCGGCTGGCGGCGGCCGCGGCCGCCTCGTCGGCGGGGACGGTCGCGACCAGCGAGCCGAGCTCGGGGTGGTGCACCGCGACGTCCTGCGCCTCAAGGGCGGCGGCGATGTCATCGGCGAGCACCGAGGCGGTACACACGTGGGCTGCCGGAGCCGGGACGCCGGCCAGGGCGCGGTCGAGCGCCGGGCGGGCCTCGGCCTTGACCGTCAGCGCGCCGGGCACGGAGGCCGCCGGGAAGCGCGGGTCGGTCAGCGCCAGGCGCAGGGAGTGGAGGTGTCCGACGAAGCGCGGGTCGACCAGGGCGACGCGTTCACCGGCGGGCACCTCGGCTAGCAGGGCGGCCACGTCCTCGGGCCGCTGGGCGGAGCGGACGTCGAAGCCCAAGGAGCCCAGCTCGGGTCCGAGCTGCGACCCGGGGACCGGCAGACCGGTCAGGATGGCGGTCGACAGTCGAACTCACTCCTTTTGAACGGGCAGAACGGGCAGGATGCCTGGCTGCTCGGCCCGGCACGGCGGCGGGCGGCACGTCGGCAGAGGCTATCGGATGCCCGGGACCGCGAATTCACTGGCCGTTTACGCCCGAGCGGGCCCGGCGGCGCCTGCTCGGGACGCCGCGACCATCATTGTCGATCAAGGCCACAGCCCACAAACCGCGGTCCGCGTCGATCAGGGCCACAGCCCACAAACCGCGGCCCGCGCGCTGGGGGTGACGGCCGTCCCACCGAAAGCGCGGCCCTCGCACCGAGCCGTTGACCTGCGAGCATTTCCGCAGGTCAGGGCACATGACAACGGTGTTCAGTCTCGTGTTGCACATACCCCCTACCCGTAGTTCACTTGGCCCTCGTACACAGATATGACCATCGAATGAAACCGGATCCGGGAGGCGTTTCATGGGGGCTGGGCACGACCACGGGCACACCCACGGGGGGCCGCCACCGACCGGCACCGCCGCTGCCGCGTACCGAGGGCGGCTGCGGATCGCGCTCGGAATCACACTGACCGTGATGGTCGTGGAGATCGTCGGCGGCCTGCTCGCGGATTCGCTTGCGCTCGTCGCGGACGCGGCCCACATGGCGACGGACGGCCTCGGGCTCGCGATGGCACTGCTCGCCATCCACTTCGCCAACCGGCCGGCCGGCGGCAACCGCACCTACGGCTACGCCCGCGCCGAGATCCTGGCCGCGCTCGCCAACTGTCTGCTGCTGCTCGGTGTGGGCGGCTACGTCCTGTTCGAGGCGGTCTCCCGGTTCCTGGAGCCCGCCGACACCTCGGGCGGCACGGCCGTGGTCTTCGGCCTGATCGGTCTGGTCGCCAACTCGGTGTCGCTGTCGCTCCTCATGAAGGGGCAGCAGGACAGCCTCAACGTGCGCGGCGCCTTCCTTGAGGTGCTCTCCGACGCGCTCGGCTCGGCGGCCGTCGTGGTGGCCGGCCTGGTCATCATGGCCACCGGATGGCAGGCGGCCGACCCGATCGCCTCGCTGATCATCGGCCTGATGATCGTGCCCCGTGCCGTCAAGCTGCTGCGCGAGACCCTCAACGTGCTGCTCGAATCGGCTCCCAAGGGGGTCGACATGACGCAGGTGCGGGCGCACATCGTGGAGTTGCCCGGCGTCGAGGACGTCCACGATCTGCACGCGTGGACGATCACCTCCGGGATGCCGGTGCTCTCGGCGCATGTGGTGGTCAGCCAGGACATCCTCGACTCGGTGGGGCACGAGAAGCTGCTGCACGAGTTGCAGGGATGCCTGGGCGACCACTTCGACGTCGAGCACTGCACCTTCCAGCTGGAGCCCAGCGGCCACGCCGAACACGAGGCGAGGCTCTGCCACTGACCCGCCTCTCGCGGTTCCCCGCGCCCCGAGCGGGGCAGGGACATGCGGGTGCCCGCGGAAGTACGGACACGCCGCTTTTGTGCGGCAGACTGGGCAGCCGAGGACCGAAGCGAAGGATGGTTATGCCGAGCACACCAGCCACTACGGCGAACAACTCGTCGAACGGGACCACGGGCGCAGCCGCGCAGGAAATCATGCTCGAACTGGTCGACGAGAGCGGCAACACCATCGGAACGGCGGAGAAGCTCGCCGCGCACCAGGCGCCCGGTCAGCTGCACCGGGCCTTCTCCGTCTTCCTCTTCGACCCGGCGGGCCGCCTGCTGCTCCAGCGGCGGGCGCTCGGCAAGTACCACTCCCCCGGCGTCTGGTCCAACACCTGCTGCGGCCATCCCTACCCCGGCGAGTCCCCCTTCGCGGCGGCCGCCCGGCGCACGTACGAGGAGCTGGGCATCTCGCCGACGCTGCTCGCCGAGGCGGGCACGGTCCGCTACAACCACCCGGACCCGGAGTCGGGCCTGGTGGAGCAGGAGTACAACCATCTGTTCGTGGGCCTGGTGCAGTCGCCGCTGCGGCCGGACCCCGAGGAGGTCGGCGAGACGGCCTTCGTGACGCCCGAGGAGCTGGCCGAGCGGCACGCCCGCGCCTCCTTCTCGGCGTGGTTCATGACGGTGCTCGACGCGGCGCGGCCCGCGGTGAAGGAGCTCACGGGGCCCGACGCGGGCTGGTGATCCCGGGCAACGGGGCCAGCGGGAGTGCGGCCCAGATGATCTTTCCGCCGTTCGCGGTCTGCTCGACGTCGCACACCCCGCCGGCCTCCTCCGTGACCTCCCGCACCAGGAGCAACCCGCGGCCGCCGGTCCGGCCGTAGTCGGCCTCCAGGGCCTTGGGCCGGTAGGGGTGGTTGTCCTCGACCGCGATCCGGATCCACTCGGCGCCGATCGCCACCTCGACGGCGACCTGGGGCGAAAGCAGTGCCGCGTGTCTGACCGCGTTGGTGACCAGCTCCGAGACGATGAGGAGCAGTCCCTGCACGAGGTCGTCGTGGGCCGGAACGCGCTGGCGGGCCAGCAGGTCGCGTACCGCGTGCCGGGCCTGCGGGACGGAGACGTCGACGGCGGGAGCGGTGAACCGCCATACGCCCTCGTACGACCGAGGAGTGGTCGGAGCGGCGGGTTCGGGCGGCAGGCTCCCGCGGATCTCCATGTTCCGGCACCCACCCTCACGGCTCGACTGCACACCCGTCTGCTGAAGAGTGTCGGGAGTGCGTTGGTCCGGACCGGCCGACTGAACAGAAGTCAGCGCCTATCGCCGCCTTTTGCCCGGCGATGCAAGGGAACGTCACTTCTCCATGGATTTCTGACCCTCGCCTGACGGCTTTGCCATGGCTTGCGGGGGTGTCGGAGGCATCGGAGGTGTGCCTTCCCCGGTCTCCGCGGGGGCCACCGCGTCGTTCACCATCGTGACGATTTGGCGCCCGGCCACTGCCATGGCGAGCAGGCCGAGGCCGTCGAAGAGCAGCGGTGCGCGGCCACTGCGTGGGCGGCGGGAGCCAGCTCGCGGCGGCGTGCGTGCGGCTCCCGCGCCGTGTCCGTTGGACGCCCCCTGACGATCACAGGTACCGGGCGCCCGGATAGCATCCGGCGCATGCAGCCGCAGTTGGAGCAGAGCCTTGCCGAGGGCGTCGCCACCGTCGTCATCAGCAATCCCGCCAAGCGCAACGCGCTGACCTCCGCGATGTGGCGCGCGCTGCCGCCGCTGCTCGCGCGCCTTGCGGCCGATCCGGACGTACGGGTGCTGGTCCTGACCGGGGCCGGGGACACGTTCAGCGCGGGCGCGGACATCTCCTCGCTGCGCGAGCCGGGCGCGGACCCCAAGCGCCTCGCGGTAGCGGCCGAGGAGGCGCTGGCGGCCTTCCCGAAGCCGACGCTGGCCGCGGTGCGCGGCCACTGCGTGGGCGGCGGGAGCCAGCTCGCGGCGGCGTGCGATCTGCGGTTCGCCGAAGAGGGCGCGTCCTTCGGGATCACTCCCGCGAAGCTCGGCATCGTCTACCCGGCCTCCGCCACCCGGCGGCTGGCCGCGCTGGTGGGACCTTCGACCGCCAAGTACCTTTTGTTCTCCGGTGAGTTGATGGACTGCGCGCGGGCGCTGCGGACCGGTTTCGTGGACGAGGTGCTGCCCCAGGGGCAACTGGCCGAGCGGGTGGCCGAGTTCACCCGGATCCTGGTGTCACGCTCGGCGCTCACCCAGGCGGCGGCGAAGGAGTTCGCGGACGGCAGGTCCGGCCGCGAGGCCCACTGGGCACAGCAGGAGCGCGCCAGCGGCGACCCCGCGGAAGGGGTCGCCGCCTTCCTGGAGCGCAGGCCCGCGCGTTTCACCTGGCGGGTCAGCCCCGCGGGAAACCCTTCGTCCTGAACTCCTCCACCAGGTCGGCGGGCGCCTTGTCGGGCGAGCCCGCGTCGTAGGGCGGCCGCGGGTCGTACTCGGTGAGCAGTTGCACGGCTTGGGCGTACCGGTCCCCTGCGATCCGGCCGAGCAGGGTGAGCCCCATGTCGATGCCGGCGGAGACGCCGGCCGCGGTCACGTACTTGTGGTCGAAGACGACCCGCTGCCTGGTCGCGCTCGCGCCGAAGAATCGCAGTTCGTCCAGGGCGAGCCAGTGCGAGGTGGCCCGGCGGCCCTTGAGGAGCCCGGCCGCACCCAGCAGCAGCGAGCCCGTGCACACCGAGGTCGTCCACGTCGAGATGACGTCCGCGGTGCGCAGCCAGTCGACTATCGCGCCGCCCTTGAGGTGCGGCTCGATGCTCTCGCGCGGTGCGCCCGGCACGACCACGATGTCCGGACGGGTCACCTCGTCCAGGGGCTTCTCGGCGACGAGCGTGAGGCTCCCGCTGGCGTTGCGTACGGACCCGGTCTGCTCGGCGACGAACACCGTCTCGGCACCGGGGAGCCGGCTGAGGGTTTCATAGGGGCCCACCGCGTCGAGCGCGGTGAAGCCGGGGTAGAGGAGGATGGCGATCTGCATGAACTGCCCTTCGACATACGCGAGTTGGACATGCGTCAGGGGACGCGCGGCAGGATGCGGTCAGTGGTGGGCTTCGGTGCGGCGGCGCATCGTCGGACCGCTCTTTGGTGGAAGTCGGGGTGCACCCCCGCGCCCCGTAGGGCCCCGGAGCCGCGACCTCGTGGGGCTCCGGCGCGACGAGCCCGCGGCCGACGATCGCCACTTCCCGCGGGAGCGTTCAGGCGGGGGCGGGGCGGAAGCGGCGCCGGTATTCGGCGGGGGACGTTCCGAGGCTCTTGATGAAGGCGCGCCGCATCGCCTCGGGGGTGCCGTAGCCCGCCGCGCGGGAGACCTCCTGGACGCCGCCCGGGGTTTCTTCGAGGAGGCGGCGGGCGTGTTCCAGGCGGACCCGCTCGACGTAGCGGCCGGGCGTCGTGCCGGTCTCGGCGTGGAAGGCGCGGGCGAAGTGGCGCGGTGAGAGCCTGGCCCGCCCGGCGAGCGCCTCGACCGACAGATCGCCGTCGGGATGCTCGGTGATCCACTGCTGGAGTTCGCGCAGCGGTTCACGCCGGGCCGTCTGCGCGGCGAGCTGCGCACTGAACTGGGCCTGGTTGCCGGGGCGGCGCAGGAACACGACCAGCTGACGGGCCACGGTCAGGGCCACGTCCCGGCCGTGATCCTCCTCCACCAGGGCGAGCGCGAGGTCGATCCCCGCGGTGACCCCGGCCGAGGTGGCGATCGAGCCGTCCCGCACGAAGATCGGGTCCGGCTCGACGCGCACCGCGGGGTACTCGCGGGCCATGTGGTCACAGGCCGCCCAGTGCGTGGTGGCCCGGCGCCCGTCGAGCAGCCCGGTCTCGGCCAGCAGCAGTGCGCCGGTGCACACGGAGACGAGGCTGCGGGCGCGCGGGCCGTGCTCCCTCAGCCAGTCGATCAGCCGGGAGTCGGGATGACGGGCTCCATCGCCGCCTGGGACGAGCAGGACGTCCGGCGCCTCGGCGTCCGCGAGCGCGAGGTCCGCCATCAGGCGCAGCCCGCTGTGCGAGGCGACCGGGGCGCCGTCGAGCGAGGCGAAGCGCAGCCGGTAGGCACTGGGGTCCCCCAGGGCGCTGCCGGCCCTGGCGAACACCTCGGCCGGCCCGGTCACATCGAGACTCTGGACGCCGTCGAAGAGGACGACCAGCACGGAGCGCTTCTTCATGTCTCCATACTTGGGCCTCGCCGTGATGGCCGCAATGACGAGAATCCCACCTATCCTGCCATCGCGCACCTCGTTGGACCCTGCCCCTTCACGGCGTACCGACCAGTCGGTAACGTGCTGGTATGACCTCTCTCCCGCCGCGCGCCGGACGCCACTGCCACAGTCCCCTCAACTCGCTGCACGCCACGGTCTACTTCTCGCCGGACGTCGCCAAGGAGCTCGCCGGGATCGGCATCGAGGACCCCAGCGCCGCCTACTTCGCGGGGCGGGCGGCCGCGATGGGCGCCGTGGGACCCGGCGTCGTGGCGGCCGCGTTCTACAACTTCCGCCACGACCTGATCGCCCGCCACCTGCCCGCCGTGTGGCGGACCGCGTCCCCCGAGGCCGTCCTTCAGGCGCGGCTGCGGGCCGTCGACAGCACGCTGCGCCGACTGCTCGGCGAGGAGGCGGTGGACTCGGACGAGATGGCCGAGGCGGCGCGGCTCGCGCTGCGCGCCACCGAGGGCTGTACCCGGCACGCCCGGCCGCTGTACGCCGCGCACGCCGACCTGCCGGTGCCCGAGCAGCCGCACCTCGCGTTGTGGCACGCGGCGACCCTGCTGCGCGAGCACCGGGGCGACGGCCACCTCGCCGCGCTGCTCGAACTCGGCCTGGACCCGCTGGAGGCCCTGGTCAGCCACACCGCGACCGGCAAGGGCATGGCGCCCCGCTGGGTGCTGACCACGCGCGGCTGGCAGCGGTCGGACTGGGACGCGGCCGCCGAGCGGCTGCGCGAGCGCGGACTGCTCGACGCCGACGGCGAGTTGACCGCGGCGGGGGTGGCGCTGCGCGCCGACCTGGAGGACCGCACCGACCGTCTGGACCTCGCCCCGTACGAACTCCTCGGCGAGCAGGACGTGGCGCGGCTCACCGAACTCGCCAAGGGGTTCCTGGTGACCGCGGCGCTGGCGGGCGGCTTCCCGGGGGACCTCGTCGGCAAGGGCTGATCGTCGATTGCCGGTGCCGCCTGCCACAATGGCGCCTCAGGCTCAGCGAGAAGGCGGTACGGCAACGTGACGACGTCCATCGAAGGCAGGATCGCCGAGGAACTCGGCGTACGGGAGCGGCAGGTGAAGGCCGCCGTCGAGCTGCTCGACGGCGGGTCCACTGTCCCGTTCATCGCGCGCTACCGCAAGGAAGCGACCGAGATGCTCGACGACGCGCAGCTTCGCACCCTCGAGGAGCGGCTGCGCTATCTGCGGGAACTGGAGGACCGCCGTACGGCGGTGCTTGAGTCGGTGCGCGAGCAGGGCAAGCTCACCGACTCCCTCGAAGCGCAGATCCGGGCCGCCGACACCAAGGCCCGCCTGGAGGACATCTACCTGCCGTTCAAGCCGAAGCGCCGCACCAAGGCGCAGATCGCGCGCGAGGCGGGCCTGGAGCCGCTGGCCGACGGCCTGCTCGGTGACCCGTCGACGGAACCGCTCGTCGCGGCCGCCGCGTTCGTGGACGCGGACAAGGGCGTCGCCGATCCGGCGGCCGCGCTTGAGGGCGCCCGCGCCATCCTCGCCGAGCGGTTCTCGGAGGACGCCGACCTCATCGGTGAGCTGCGCGAGCGCATGTGGACCAAGGGCCGCCTCGCGGCGAAGGTGCGCGAGGGCAAGGAGGAGGCGGGCGCCAAGTTCGCCGACTACTTCGACTTCACCGAGCCGTTCACCGCGCTGCCCTCGCACCGGGTCCTCGCGATGCTGCGCGGCGAGAAGGAGGACGTCCTCGACCTGGTCCTGGAGCCCGAGGAGCCGTCGGCCGAGCCGGGCCCCTCGACGTACGAGAACATGGTGGCGCGCCGCTTCGGCGTCAACGACCGGGGCCGCCCCGGCGACAAGTGGCTTGCGGACACGGTGCGTTGGGCCTGGCGCACCCGCATCCTGGTGCACCTCGGCATCGACCTGCGGCTGCGGCTGCGCACCGCCGCCGAGGACGAGGCGGTGCGCGTCTTCGCGTCCAACCTGCGGGACCTGCTGCTCGCCGCCCCGGCCGGTACGCGCGCCACGCTGGGCCTGGACCCCGGTTTCCGTACGGGCGTGAAGGTGGCGGTGATCGACGCGACCGGCAAGGCCGTCGCGACGGACGTGATCTACCCGCACGTCCCCGCGAACAAGTGGGACCAGGCGCTGGCCAAGCTGGCCGCGCTCTGCCAGGAGCACGCGGTCGAGCTGATCGCCATCGGCAACGGCACCGCCTCCCGCGAGACCGACAAGCTCGCCGGTGAACTCATCGCCAAGCACCCGGAGTTGAACCTCGCCAAGGTGATGGTGTCGGAGGCGGGCGCTTCGGTGTACTCGGCTTCGGCGTTCGCCTCGCAGGAGTTCCCGGACATGGACGTGTCGCTGCGCGGCGCCGTCTCCATCGCCCGGCGCCTGCAGGACCCGCTCGCCGAGCTGGTGAAGATCGACCCGAAGTCCATCGGCGTCGGCCAGTACCAGCACGACCTGTCCGAGGTGAAGCTGTCGCGCTCGCTGGACGCGGTGGTCGAGGACTGTGTGAACGGCGTGGGCGTCGACGTCAACACCGCCTCCGCGCCGCTGCTTTCGCGGGTCTCGGGCATCGGGTCGAACCTCGCCGAGAACATCGTGGCGCACCGCGACGCCAACGGCCCGTTCCGTTCCCGCCGGGCCCTCAAGGACGTGGCGCGGCTCGGCCCGAAGGCGTACGAGCAGTGCGCGGGCTTCCTGCGGATCCGTGACGGCGAGGATCCGCTGGACGCCTCCAGCGTGCACCCCGAGGCGTATCCGGTGGTGCGGCGAATGGTGAAGACGGTCGGCAGCGAGGTGGCCTCCCTCATCGGCAACACGGGGGTGCTGCGCTCGCTGCGGCCCAACGACTTCGTGGACGAGACCTTCGGTCTGCCCACCGTGACGGACATCCTGCGCGAGCTGGAGAAGCCGGGGCGCGACCCGCGCCCGGCCTTCAAGACGGCCACCTTCAAGGAGGGCGTCGAGAAGATCGGCGACCTGGCCTCCGGCATGGTCCTTGAGGGGGTCGTCACCAACGTGGCGGCGTTCGGCGCCTTCATCGACATCGGCGTGCATCAGGACGGGCTCGCGCACGTCTCGGCGCTGTCGAAGACGTTCGTGAAGGACCCGCGCGAGGTGGTCAAGCCGGGTGACATCGTCAAGGTGAAGGTCCTCGACGTCGATGTGCCGCGCAAGCGGATCTCGCTGACCCTGCGGCTGGACGACGACGCGGCCGCGCCGGGCGGCGCGCCCAAGCGGGAACGCGGCGAGCGGGGCGGTCAGGACAAGGGCCAGGGAGGGCGCCCTCCGCAGCAGCGCCGTGGCAACGGCGGCGGCGAGACGCGGGGCGGCGGTCGGCAGGGCGGCGGCGAGATGCGCGGTGGCGGCAGGCAGAGCGGCGGCCAGGGCCGCGCCTCGGCGCCGGCTCCCGCCAACAGCGCGATGGCGGACGCCCTGCGCAAGGCGGGCCTGCTCGACCCGAAGGGCCGCGGCGGGCGCTGAGAGGGGTCAACGACGAGGGCCGGGCACACGTCAACCGACGTGCGCCCGGCCC
Coding sequences:
- a CDS encoding ATP-binding protein; this translates as MEIRGSLPPEPAAPTTPRSYEGVWRFTAPAVDVSVPQARHAVRDLLARQRVPAHDDLVQGLLLIVSELVTNAVRHAALLSPQVAVEVAIGAEWIRIAVEDNHPYRPKALEADYGRTGGRGLLLVREVTEEAGGVCDVEQTANGGKIIWAALPLAPLPGITSPRRAP
- a CDS encoding DUF5941 domain-containing protein, which encodes MSTAILTGLPVPGSQLGPELGSLGFDVRSAQRPEDVAALLAEVPAGERVALVDPRFVGHLHSLRLALTDPRFPAASVPGALTVKAEARPALDRALAGVPAPAAHVCTASVLADDIAAALEAQDVAVHHPELGSLVATVPADEAAAAAASRAVAAVDDEAVRLRNAVKSRDGFFTTHFISPYSRYLARWCARRGLTPNQVTTASLITALIAAGCAATGTRGGYVAAGVLLILSFVLDCTDGQLARYSLQYSTMGAWLDATFDRAKEYAYYAGLALGAARGGDDVWALALGAMVLQTCRHVVDFSFNEANHDATANTSPTAALSDKLDSVGWTVWVRRMIVLPIGERWAMIAVLTAVTTPRIVFYALLIGCAFAACYTTAGRVLRSLTRRATRTDRAAQALADLADSGPLAQLVAAKAPRVPGAPVVAAVGTTALIATALTQPVGSRQMIVAAVFYAVLSGIAVGRPLKGALDWLVPPLFRVAEYCTVLILAARSDVNGALPAAFGLVAAVAYHHYDTVYRIKGGSGAPPSWLVRLIGGHDGRTLVVTVLAAVLATRGTDFTLALTALAAAIALVVLVESIRFWVSSGAPAVHDEGETA
- a CDS encoding GlxA family transcriptional regulator, which gives rise to MKKRSVLVVLFDGVQSLDVTGPAEVFARAGSALGDPSAYRLRFASLDGAPVASHSGLRLMADLALADAEAPDVLLVPGGDGARHPDSRLIDWLREHGPRARSLVSVCTGALLLAETGLLDGRRATTHWAACDHMAREYPAVRVEPDPIFVRDGSIATSAGVTAGIDLALALVEEDHGRDVALTVARQLVVFLRRPGNQAQFSAQLAAQTARREPLRELQQWITEHPDGDLSVEALAGRARLSPRHFARAFHAETGTTPGRYVERVRLEHARRLLEETPGGVQEVSRAAGYGTPEAMRRAFIKSLGTSPAEYRRRFRPAPA
- a CDS encoding cation diffusion facilitator family transporter, with the translated sequence MGAGHDHGHTHGGPPPTGTAAAAYRGRLRIALGITLTVMVVEIVGGLLADSLALVADAAHMATDGLGLAMALLAIHFANRPAGGNRTYGYARAEILAALANCLLLLGVGGYVLFEAVSRFLEPADTSGGTAVVFGLIGLVANSVSLSLLMKGQQDSLNVRGAFLEVLSDALGSAAVVVAGLVIMATGWQAADPIASLIIGLMIVPRAVKLLRETLNVLLESAPKGVDMTQVRAHIVELPGVEDVHDLHAWTITSGMPVLSAHVVVSQDILDSVGHEKLLHELQGCLGDHFDVEHCTFQLEPSGHAEHEARLCH
- a CDS encoding SCO6745 family protein; translated protein: MTSLPPRAGRHCHSPLNSLHATVYFSPDVAKELAGIGIEDPSAAYFAGRAAAMGAVGPGVVAAAFYNFRHDLIARHLPAVWRTASPEAVLQARLRAVDSTLRRLLGEEAVDSDEMAEAARLALRATEGCTRHARPLYAAHADLPVPEQPHLALWHAATLLREHRGDGHLAALLELGLDPLEALVSHTATGKGMAPRWVLTTRGWQRSDWDAAAERLRERGLLDADGELTAAGVALRADLEDRTDRLDLAPYELLGEQDVARLTELAKGFLVTAALAGGFPGDLVGKG
- the idi gene encoding isopentenyl-diphosphate Delta-isomerase codes for the protein MPSTPATTANNSSNGTTGAAAQEIMLELVDESGNTIGTAEKLAAHQAPGQLHRAFSVFLFDPAGRLLLQRRALGKYHSPGVWSNTCCGHPYPGESPFAAAARRTYEELGISPTLLAEAGTVRYNHPDPESGLVEQEYNHLFVGLVQSPLRPDPEEVGETAFVTPEELAERHARASFSAWFMTVLDAARPAVKELTGPDAGW
- a CDS encoding DJ-1/PfpI family protein, with the translated sequence MQIAILLYPGFTALDAVGPYETLSRLPGAETVFVAEQTGSVRNASGSLTLVAEKPLDEVTRPDIVVVPGAPRESIEPHLKGGAIVDWLRTADVISTWTTSVCTGSLLLGAAGLLKGRRATSHWLALDELRFFGASATRQRVVFDHKYVTAAGVSAGIDMGLTLLGRIAGDRYAQAVQLLTEYDPRPPYDAGSPDKAPADLVEEFRTKGFPRG
- a CDS encoding enoyl-CoA hydratase/isomerase family protein, which encodes MQPQLEQSLAEGVATVVISNPAKRNALTSAMWRALPPLLARLAADPDVRVLVLTGAGDTFSAGADISSLREPGADPKRLAVAAEEALAAFPKPTLAAVRGHCVGGGSQLAAACDLRFAEEGASFGITPAKLGIVYPASATRRLAALVGPSTAKYLLFSGELMDCARALRTGFVDEVLPQGQLAERVAEFTRILVSRSALTQAAAKEFADGRSGREAHWAQQERASGDPAEGVAAFLERRPARFTWRVSPAGNPSS
- a CDS encoding Tex family protein, with translation MTTSIEGRIAEELGVRERQVKAAVELLDGGSTVPFIARYRKEATEMLDDAQLRTLEERLRYLRELEDRRTAVLESVREQGKLTDSLEAQIRAADTKARLEDIYLPFKPKRRTKAQIAREAGLEPLADGLLGDPSTEPLVAAAAFVDADKGVADPAAALEGARAILAERFSEDADLIGELRERMWTKGRLAAKVREGKEEAGAKFADYFDFTEPFTALPSHRVLAMLRGEKEDVLDLVLEPEEPSAEPGPSTYENMVARRFGVNDRGRPGDKWLADTVRWAWRTRILVHLGIDLRLRLRTAAEDEAVRVFASNLRDLLLAAPAGTRATLGLDPGFRTGVKVAVIDATGKAVATDVIYPHVPANKWDQALAKLAALCQEHAVELIAIGNGTASRETDKLAGELIAKHPELNLAKVMVSEAGASVYSASAFASQEFPDMDVSLRGAVSIARRLQDPLAELVKIDPKSIGVGQYQHDLSEVKLSRSLDAVVEDCVNGVGVDVNTASAPLLSRVSGIGSNLAENIVAHRDANGPFRSRRALKDVARLGPKAYEQCAGFLRIRDGEDPLDASSVHPEAYPVVRRMVKTVGSEVASLIGNTGVLRSLRPNDFVDETFGLPTVTDILRELEKPGRDPRPAFKTATFKEGVEKIGDLASGMVLEGVVTNVAAFGAFIDIGVHQDGLAHVSALSKTFVKDPREVVKPGDIVKVKVLDVDVPRKRISLTLRLDDDAAAPGGAPKRERGERGGQDKGQGGRPPQQRRGNGGGETRGGGRQGGGEMRGGGRQSGGQGRASAPAPANSAMADALRKAGLLDPKGRGGR